Proteins from a single region of Vicinamibacteria bacterium:
- a CDS encoding biopolymer transporter ExbD: MGMAMPKGKGATSDINVTPIIDVMLVLLIIFMVVTPLTQKGLDVELPESAENVQNVEPDPNQLVLNIDIDRQVTINKQPINWEELPLRIRDIFETRSDKTIFLQAAPQLSYGEVVEVLDVARGNGVERVGIVPPQPGYAGGSR; this comes from the coding sequence ATGGGAATGGCAATGCCCAAGGGGAAGGGCGCTACGTCCGATATCAACGTGACCCCCATCATCGACGTCATGTTGGTGCTGCTCATCATCTTCATGGTGGTCACGCCGCTCACGCAGAAGGGCCTGGATGTCGAGCTGCCCGAGTCGGCGGAGAACGTGCAGAACGTCGAGCCCGACCCGAATCAACTCGTTCTGAACATCGACATCGATCGGCAGGTCACCATCAACAAGCAGCCCATCAATTGGGAAGAGCTTCCGCTTCGTATCCGCGATATCTTCGAAACCCGATCCGACAAGACGATCTTCTTGCAAGCCGCGCCCCAGTTGAGCTACGGCGAGGTCGTCGAAGTGCTCGACGTGGCCAGGGGTAACGGTGTCGAGCGAGTCGGAATCGTCCCGCCGCAGCCAGGATACGCAGGAGGAAGCCGCTAG
- a CDS encoding MotA/TolQ/ExbB proton channel family protein, with translation DVKNSHLAKVLLAGLQEYEYQKETGGGTRDDMMEAAHRAIERATALNLTDLRRGLAGLATVGATAVFVGLFGTVAGIINAFRGMALTGSGGIGAVSAGIAEALVATAFGLFVAIPAVWAFNYLTTRVEGFTVEMDNSASELIDYMAKKTVA, from the coding sequence GGACGTCAAGAACAGCCACCTCGCCAAGGTTCTCCTGGCCGGACTGCAGGAGTACGAGTATCAGAAGGAGACAGGTGGCGGCACGCGTGACGACATGATGGAGGCTGCCCACCGCGCCATCGAACGAGCGACGGCACTCAACTTGACCGACCTCAGGCGCGGCCTCGCCGGGCTCGCCACTGTCGGAGCCACCGCCGTGTTCGTCGGACTGTTCGGCACGGTTGCGGGCATCATCAACGCGTTTCGCGGCATGGCGCTCACCGGCTCCGGTGGTATCGGCGCGGTCTCCGCGGGTATCGCCGAAGCGCTCGTAGCGACGGCTTTCGGTCTGTTCGTGGCGATCCCGGCGGTGTGGGCGTTCAACTATCTCACCACCCGGGTCGAGGGCTTCACCGTCGAAATGGACAATAGCGCTTCGGAGCTCATCGACTACATGGCGAAGAAAACCGTCGCCTAG
- a CDS encoding biopolymer transporter ExbD, which translates to MGMTGLGQKEVNSEINVAPLADVMLVLLIIFMVITPLLQKGVDVKLPQAEYPTDHPDNESAVTVAVRLDNTVYVNMVPIAESELPTKLSEEFEGKSERILFLKADEGLQYGDVLRVMDLCRDGGADEIGLITEQKVQS; encoded by the coding sequence ATGGGCATGACCGGACTCGGTCAGAAAGAAGTCAACTCCGAGATCAACGTGGCACCGCTCGCGGACGTCATGCTGGTATTGCTGATCATCTTCATGGTGATCACCCCCCTGCTCCAGAAGGGCGTGGACGTCAAGCTTCCGCAGGCCGAATACCCCACCGATCACCCGGACAACGAAAGCGCCGTCACCGTGGCCGTCAGGCTGGACAACACCGTCTACGTCAACATGGTTCCGATCGCGGAGTCCGAGCTCCCCACAAAGCTCTCTGAGGAATTCGAGGGCAAGTCGGAGCGTATACTCTTTCTCAAAGCGGACGAGGGGTTGCAGTACGGTGACGTCCTGCGGGTCATGGATCTCTGCCGGGACGGCGGAGCCGACGAGATTGGCCTGATCACGGAGCAGAAGGTCCAAAGCTGA
- a CDS encoding P-loop NTPase has product MSRVTEQDVLSKLEALRDPDLGRDIVSLGSVKNVRICSPIVSCDIELSNPASQARDRLRKEAEAALLSIPGIEEANVRMTWSVSAPPEAAGRVLPSGQQAPAPQRPEGVKNLIAIASGKGGVGKSTVAANLAVALHEAGASVGLCDADVYGPSQGTMFGITQHPQANENKQLVPIESNGIRVMSMGLLTTKETPVIWRGPMATRLVQQFLSGVAWGELDYLLVDLPPGTGDVQLTLTQSVPLTGAVIVTTPQDVARNIAEKGLRMFQPVQVAVLGIIENMSYFLCAHCGERTYIFREGGGMRIAEELGIPFLGGIPIDPEVVISGDEGKPIVVRNPAAPAAAAYREIAARVAAAVAKANYEGAQADRPKEIAADEKSLRIRWSDGSESSFPFQFLRNHCPCAVCVDEWTGERKSLILLLPSNFRPMAMEPVGNYAVQISWSDGHNTGIYSFRYLRELEAESSQPKPS; this is encoded by the coding sequence ATGTCGAGAGTCACCGAACAGGACGTTCTCTCGAAGCTCGAGGCGCTACGCGATCCCGATCTCGGGCGAGACATCGTGTCCCTCGGCTCGGTCAAGAACGTCCGCATCTGCTCGCCCATCGTTAGCTGCGATATCGAGCTGTCGAATCCCGCGAGTCAAGCGCGGGACCGACTCCGGAAGGAGGCGGAGGCCGCACTGCTCTCGATTCCCGGTATCGAGGAGGCCAACGTGAGGATGACCTGGTCGGTCTCCGCGCCTCCCGAGGCAGCGGGTCGCGTGCTGCCCTCGGGACAGCAGGCTCCGGCGCCTCAGCGGCCCGAGGGGGTAAAGAATCTCATTGCCATCGCCTCGGGGAAGGGTGGAGTCGGCAAGTCGACGGTGGCGGCGAATCTCGCCGTCGCCCTCCACGAAGCGGGAGCCTCGGTTGGCCTGTGCGACGCCGACGTCTACGGTCCTTCGCAGGGTACCATGTTCGGCATCACCCAGCACCCCCAGGCCAATGAGAATAAGCAGCTCGTCCCCATCGAATCGAACGGCATTCGCGTGATGTCCATGGGTCTCCTCACCACCAAGGAGACCCCCGTCATCTGGCGAGGACCGATGGCAACGCGCCTCGTGCAGCAGTTCTTGTCGGGCGTCGCCTGGGGCGAGCTCGACTACCTGCTCGTGGACCTGCCGCCGGGCACCGGTGACGTTCAGCTCACGCTGACCCAGAGCGTACCCCTGACCGGGGCAGTCATCGTGACGACTCCCCAGGACGTCGCGAGGAACATCGCGGAAAAGGGGCTTCGGATGTTTCAACCGGTCCAGGTTGCCGTGCTCGGAATCATCGAGAACATGAGCTACTTTCTGTGCGCCCATTGCGGAGAGCGCACCTACATTTTTCGCGAGGGCGGCGGAATGAGGATTGCCGAGGAGCTGGGGATACCCTTTCTCGGAGGGATTCCGATCGACCCGGAGGTCGTCATCTCTGGAGACGAGGGAAAGCCGATCGTCGTGCGTAACCCGGCGGCACCGGCCGCCGCGGCCTACCGGGAGATCGCCGCTCGCGTGGCGGCGGCGGTCGCCAAAGCCAATTACGAGGGTGCGCAGGCCGATCGCCCCAAGGAGATAGCCGCCGACGAGAAATCGTTACGCATCCGCTGGAGCGACGGATCGGAATCGAGCTTTCCTTTCCAGTTCCTCAGGAATCACTGCCCTTGTGCGGTCTGCGTGGACGAGTGGACCGGTGAGCGGAAGAGCCTCATCTTGTTGCTTCCGTCGAACTTTCGTCCGATGGCCATGGAGCCGGTGGGCAACTACGCCGTGCAGATCAGCTGGTCGGACGGGCACAACACCGGAATCTACAGCTTCCGCTATTTGCGCGAGCTCGAGGCGGAGTCGAGCCAGCCGAAGCCGAGCTAA
- a CDS encoding 2-oxoacid:ferredoxin oxidoreductase subunit beta, whose protein sequence is MATTVDEAPASRKTNRIGLTQTDYKGKPSTLCKGCGHDSISSQLVKAFFEYGIEPHRVAKLSGIGCSSKTPAYFLNRSHGFNAVHGRMPSIATGCVLANRELIAVGVSGDGDTASIGIGQFVHLLRRNLPVVYIVENNGVYGLTKGQFSATADLGSKLKTGVSNDLPAIDLCGLAVELGATYVARSFAGDPKQVVALIQGAFGHSGTAVLDIISPCVTFNNHAGSTKSYTWGKDNEELIHEVDFIPHFEDIEVEYGEGEALSVELHDGSHIVLKKLERDYDPRNRRRAMELLAEAHEKQQFLTGLVYVDPKEKTFLDLLNLVDEPLATLSVERVRPPRSALEEIMETLA, encoded by the coding sequence ATGGCAACGACAGTCGACGAAGCGCCAGCATCCAGGAAAACCAATCGAATCGGCCTGACTCAGACCGATTACAAGGGTAAACCCTCGACTCTCTGCAAGGGTTGTGGCCACGATTCCATCAGCAGCCAGCTGGTGAAGGCTTTCTTCGAGTACGGAATCGAGCCTCATCGGGTGGCCAAGCTATCGGGCATCGGATGCTCGTCGAAGACCCCGGCCTACTTCTTGAACCGGAGCCACGGCTTCAACGCCGTGCACGGCAGAATGCCATCCATCGCTACCGGCTGCGTGCTCGCCAACCGCGAATTGATTGCCGTTGGTGTCTCGGGCGACGGTGACACGGCCTCGATCGGAATCGGGCAGTTCGTCCACCTTCTGCGGCGCAACCTTCCCGTGGTCTACATCGTGGAGAACAACGGCGTCTATGGCCTGACCAAGGGGCAGTTCTCCGCCACCGCCGATCTGGGATCCAAGCTCAAGACCGGCGTGAGCAACGATCTCCCCGCCATCGACCTGTGCGGGCTCGCGGTCGAGCTAGGCGCCACCTACGTGGCGCGGTCGTTCGCCGGGGATCCGAAACAGGTGGTCGCCCTCATTCAGGGAGCCTTTGGCCACAGTGGAACGGCCGTTCTCGATATCATCAGCCCGTGCGTCACGTTCAACAACCACGCAGGATCCACCAAGAGCTACACCTGGGGCAAGGACAACGAAGAGCTGATTCACGAAGTGGATTTCATTCCTCATTTCGAGGACATCGAGGTCGAGTACGGCGAGGGTGAGGCCCTGAGCGTCGAGCTCCACGATGGCTCCCACATCGTACTGAAGAAGCTCGAGCGAGATTACGACCCAAGGAACCGCCGACGCGCCATGGAGTTACTCGCCGAGGCGCACGAAAAGCAGCAGTTTCTCACCGGGCTGGTCTACGTCGACCCCAAGGAGAAGACGTTCCTGGATCTGCTGAATCTGGTGGACGAGCCCCTGGCGACCCTTTCGGTCGAGCGGGTGCGCCCCCCCCGGTCCGCGCTCGAAGAGATCATGGAGACGCTCGCCTAG
- a CDS encoding 2-oxoacid:acceptor oxidoreductase subunit alpha → MSTETLVGESKSAVRPAIVNDFSIQVATVNGSGSQSSNNVLMRSIFQMGVPVSGKNLFPSNIQGLPTWFTIRASKSSYVARKREVDLLVAMNPQTAREDVASLGPGAAVVYEETLGLEKTRSDLVFYPVPFSDLAKEVIDEVRLRKLLANMIYVGVVGHLLSIDKDEIHAAVEKQFKSKAKAVELNVKAVEIGFAYAEKHLTKSDPLRVERMDATGGKILIDGNAAGALGSMFAGVTVVTWYPITPSSSLVEQLIDYLKAYRIDEKTGKATFAVVQAEDELAAIGMVLGAAWAGARSMTSTSGPGISLMAEFVGLGYYAEIPAVIWDIQRVGPSTGLPTRTAQGDVLSTYLLSHGDTKHILLFPSSAEECFEFGGTAFDLAERFQTPIFVMSDLDLGMNIWMSDPFSYPDKPLDRGKILDAAALEKAKKFARYRDIDGDGIPYRTLPGTRHPLAAYFTRGSGHTADAEYSERPDVYQENLDRLARKFETARRYVPGPVTDEADGNEVGIIAFGTSHWAVLESRDQLRAEHDVSTSYLRIRALPFNDELAGFVERHERIYVVEQNRDAQMLQLVRMELAENAALVARLRSVLHYDGLPIDARSVTDEILRQERSKG, encoded by the coding sequence ATGTCGACCGAGACCCTCGTAGGTGAGAGCAAGTCCGCCGTCAGGCCAGCAATCGTGAACGATTTTTCCATTCAGGTAGCGACGGTGAACGGCTCGGGAAGCCAGTCTTCCAACAACGTGCTGATGCGATCGATCTTTCAAATGGGTGTCCCGGTCAGTGGGAAGAACCTGTTCCCCTCGAACATTCAAGGGCTGCCTACCTGGTTCACCATCCGGGCGAGCAAGTCGAGCTACGTGGCGCGCAAGCGCGAGGTCGATCTACTCGTGGCGATGAACCCTCAAACGGCACGCGAGGACGTTGCCTCCCTGGGACCGGGAGCCGCGGTCGTCTACGAGGAGACCCTCGGCCTGGAAAAGACTCGATCGGATCTGGTCTTCTACCCGGTCCCGTTCTCCGATCTCGCCAAGGAAGTGATCGACGAGGTCCGACTGCGAAAGCTTCTCGCCAACATGATCTACGTAGGCGTGGTGGGGCATCTTCTTTCGATCGACAAGGACGAGATCCATGCGGCGGTCGAAAAACAGTTCAAGAGCAAAGCGAAGGCGGTGGAGCTGAACGTGAAAGCGGTCGAGATCGGCTTCGCCTACGCGGAGAAACATCTCACCAAGTCCGATCCTTTGAGGGTCGAGCGGATGGACGCGACCGGAGGCAAGATCCTCATCGACGGCAATGCCGCCGGCGCCCTGGGATCGATGTTCGCGGGGGTTACCGTCGTGACCTGGTACCCGATCACTCCGTCATCCAGCCTGGTGGAACAATTGATCGACTACCTCAAGGCCTATCGAATCGACGAGAAGACCGGCAAGGCGACCTTCGCCGTCGTCCAGGCGGAGGACGAGCTCGCCGCCATCGGTATGGTGCTGGGGGCGGCCTGGGCGGGTGCCCGGTCCATGACCTCGACGAGTGGCCCGGGAATCTCTCTGATGGCGGAGTTCGTCGGGCTCGGTTACTACGCTGAGATCCCGGCGGTGATCTGGGACATCCAGAGAGTGGGTCCCTCCACGGGCCTTCCCACGCGAACGGCTCAGGGCGACGTTCTGAGCACCTACCTGCTGTCTCACGGGGACACGAAACACATCCTCCTCTTTCCTTCCTCGGCAGAGGAATGTTTCGAGTTCGGCGGCACGGCCTTCGATCTCGCCGAGAGGTTCCAGACGCCGATCTTCGTCATGTCCGACCTCGACCTGGGGATGAACATCTGGATGTCGGATCCGTTCTCCTATCCCGACAAACCGCTGGATCGGGGGAAGATTCTCGACGCCGCGGCTCTGGAAAAAGCCAAGAAATTCGCACGCTATCGGGACATCGACGGAGACGGCATACCTTATCGGACGCTTCCCGGGACCCGGCACCCGCTCGCCGCCTATTTCACTCGGGGAAGCGGGCACACGGCTGACGCCGAGTACAGTGAGCGGCCCGACGTCTATCAGGAGAACCTGGACCGCCTCGCGAGGAAATTCGAGACCGCGAGACGCTACGTGCCGGGGCCGGTGACCGACGAGGCCGATGGAAACGAGGTGGGCATCATTGCCTTCGGGACCAGCCACTGGGCCGTGCTCGAGAGCCGAGACCAGCTCAGGGCAGAGCACGACGTTTCCACGAGCTACCTGCGCATTCGGGCCCTGCCGTTCAATGACGAGCTCGCTGGCTTCGTCGAGCGCCACGAGAGGATCTACGTCGTGGAGCAGAATCGCGACGCCCAGATGCTTCAGCTCGTGCGGATGGAGCTCGCCGAGAATGCGGCGCTCGTCGCCAGGCTGCGAAGCGTGCTCCATTACGACGGTCTGCCCATCGACGCGCGTTCGGTGACGGATGAGATACTCAGACAAGAGAGGTCCAAGGGCTAG
- a CDS encoding bifunctional (p)ppGpp synthetase/guanosine-3',5'-bis(diphosphate) 3'-pyrophosphohydrolase, with the protein MIRFENILDKVRAYLPDGDLELLRRAYVFSAREHRGQLRKSGEPYLVHPLEVANILAGMQLDIVCVVGGLLHDVVEDTLTTIEAVEELFGAEVAHIIDGLTKISKLKFSSAEEHQAENFRKMLLAMVDDIRIILIKLADRLHNMRTLQHLSDEQRARIARETLEIYAPLAGRLGIGRMKSELEELCLKHTEPKAYGVLAARIEAKRKWAEDFIAAMKSRLEKALVENGIPAEITGRTKSIYSIHEKMKRQRIELDQVYDFVALRVITDSVKNCYGTLGIIHNTWRPVPGRIKDFIAMPRPNGYRSLHTSVITESGVPFEVQIRTEEMHRVAEQGIAAHWKYKEGRPLEEDDVKNFSWLRQIIDSQREIADPHEFLNNLRIDLYPEDVFCFTPKGEVKSFPRGATPVDFAYSIHTDIGHQCVGARVNGLMVPLRYKLKNGDIVEILTARGHRPSRDWLSFVATARARSKIRTFLNAADKMRSIEIGRKLLDKESERFAFNLRAILETDGFPTVLKEYGLSKADDLYAAVGYGKLSPRKILSKLVPEEKLREKAGTGTSLARAVRRVLRGSQDKIKVDGMDDLMVYRAKCCTPIPGESITGYVTRGKGVSVHSASCPNLLNLMVDPERRVAVSWEGEKDAKYDITLSVNVEDRKGILADITSIIADMNTDIRNIEAKTFEDQKGSIDVTVAIGNLKELEKITRSIRSVEGVLDVSRPGSRSGAN; encoded by the coding sequence ATGATCCGCTTCGAGAACATTCTTGACAAGGTCCGCGCCTACCTGCCGGACGGTGACCTCGAGCTGCTGCGGAGAGCCTACGTTTTCTCCGCTCGGGAGCACCGGGGACAGCTTCGCAAGTCGGGTGAGCCTTACCTCGTCCATCCCCTCGAAGTCGCCAACATCCTGGCGGGGATGCAGCTCGACATCGTCTGCGTCGTGGGCGGGCTCCTGCACGACGTCGTCGAGGACACTCTCACCACCATCGAAGCCGTCGAAGAGCTCTTCGGCGCGGAGGTGGCCCATATCATCGACGGTCTCACCAAGATCAGCAAGTTGAAGTTCTCGTCCGCGGAGGAGCACCAGGCGGAGAACTTTCGCAAGATGTTGTTGGCGATGGTCGATGACATCCGCATCATATTGATCAAGCTCGCCGATCGGCTCCACAACATGCGTACGCTGCAGCATCTCTCCGACGAGCAGCGCGCTCGAATCGCCCGCGAGACACTCGAGATCTACGCTCCGCTCGCCGGTAGGCTGGGAATCGGTCGGATGAAGTCCGAGCTCGAAGAGCTTTGCCTGAAGCACACCGAGCCCAAGGCCTATGGAGTGCTCGCGGCGAGAATCGAGGCGAAGCGGAAATGGGCGGAAGACTTCATTGCGGCGATGAAGTCGAGACTCGAGAAGGCGCTTGTCGAGAATGGCATTCCCGCGGAGATCACCGGGCGCACCAAGAGCATCTACAGCATCCACGAGAAGATGAAACGCCAGCGGATCGAGCTCGACCAGGTCTACGACTTCGTCGCGCTCCGCGTCATCACCGACAGCGTCAAGAACTGCTATGGCACACTCGGCATCATTCACAATACCTGGAGACCCGTTCCCGGCCGAATCAAGGACTTCATCGCCATGCCGCGTCCCAACGGATACCGGTCGCTCCACACGAGCGTCATCACCGAATCGGGGGTTCCCTTCGAAGTCCAGATCCGGACGGAGGAAATGCACCGGGTGGCGGAGCAGGGGATCGCCGCCCACTGGAAATACAAGGAAGGAAGGCCTCTCGAGGAGGATGACGTCAAGAACTTTTCCTGGCTCCGGCAGATCATCGATTCTCAGCGCGAGATCGCGGACCCGCACGAGTTCTTGAACAACCTCAGGATCGACCTGTATCCCGAGGACGTTTTCTGCTTCACGCCGAAGGGAGAGGTGAAATCCTTTCCCCGGGGCGCGACCCCGGTGGACTTTGCCTACTCGATCCATACCGATATCGGACACCAATGCGTGGGAGCGCGCGTCAACGGATTGATGGTCCCCCTGCGATACAAGCTCAAGAACGGGGACATCGTGGAGATCCTGACGGCTCGGGGCCACCGGCCGAGCCGTGATTGGCTCTCGTTCGTCGCCACCGCCCGGGCCCGTAGCAAGATCCGAACCTTTCTGAACGCCGCCGACAAGATGAGAAGCATCGAGATCGGCCGGAAGCTTCTCGACAAGGAATCGGAGCGATTCGCTTTCAATCTGAGGGCTATTCTGGAAACCGACGGGTTTCCCACGGTTTTGAAGGAGTACGGACTCTCGAAGGCCGACGATCTTTATGCCGCGGTCGGGTACGGCAAGCTCTCCCCTCGGAAGATTCTCTCGAAGCTCGTCCCCGAAGAGAAGCTCCGCGAGAAAGCGGGCACGGGGACATCGCTTGCCCGGGCCGTTCGGAGAGTCCTTCGGGGATCCCAGGACAAAATCAAAGTCGACGGTATGGACGACCTGATGGTCTACCGGGCGAAGTGCTGTACACCCATACCCGGCGAAAGCATCACCGGCTACGTTACCCGGGGCAAGGGGGTGTCGGTGCATTCCGCCAGCTGCCCCAACCTGCTCAATTTGATGGTAGATCCCGAACGGCGGGTGGCCGTCTCCTGGGAGGGCGAGAAGGACGCGAAGTACGACATCACTTTGTCGGTCAACGTGGAGGATCGTAAAGGCATCCTCGCCGACATCACTTCGATCATCGCCGACATGAACACCGACATTCGCAACATCGAGGCCAAGACGTTCGAGGATCAAAAGGGGTCCATCGACGTGACCGTCGCGATCGGCAATCTGAAGGAGCTGGAAAAGATCACCCGCTCGATCCGCTCGGTCGAAGGGGTCCTCGACGTGTCCCGGCCGGGCTCCCGCTCCGGCGCCAATTAG